A single Pedobacter sp. PACM 27299 DNA region contains:
- a CDS encoding Panacea domain-containing protein: MIQINQACDYIIFRLKVEGESQLNHLKLQKLLYYVQSWHLAFYGEPFFNGKFQAWVHGPVNRAIYNRFKDSKYMYTTINTSDLMEPEIVKTLDGDSKEHIDSVLEVYAGYSDTELEAKTHAETPWIDARKGYEPFQRCEVELDESTITRYYKARL, from the coding sequence ATGATACAAATTAACCAAGCCTGTGATTATATTATTTTTAGATTGAAAGTCGAGGGTGAAAGTCAATTGAATCACCTCAAGCTTCAGAAGCTACTTTATTATGTCCAATCGTGGCATTTGGCATTTTATGGTGAACCATTTTTTAATGGCAAATTTCAAGCTTGGGTTCATGGACCAGTAAATAGAGCCATCTACAACAGGTTTAAAGACAGTAAATACATGTATACAACGATCAATACATCGGATCTTATGGAGCCTGAGATTGTTAAAACACTTGATGGGGATTCAAAAGAGCATATTGATAGTGTTTTAGAAGTATACGCTGGTTATTCAGATACAGAACTTGAGGCTAAGACCCATGCTGAAACTCCTTGGATTGATGCACGAAAAGGTTATGAACCTTTTCAAAGATGTGAAGTTGAGTTGGATGAAAGTACTATTACAAGATATTATAAAGCTCGTTTATAG